One Pseudomonas sp. MH9.2 DNA segment encodes these proteins:
- a CDS encoding sigma-70 family RNA polymerase sigma factor, which translates to MKRFDELLAPHMDAAYNLARWLTANESAAHDVVQESALKAFKFLHRFEDGNAKAWLLTIVRNESYNWLKASAGHRWVAIGEGISEDDMALSHALTPEIDAIRAEDIVLLQQALKALPPVFREVIVLKALEDMPYKDIAKVTDVPLGTVMSRLARARAMLKTEFMKLYRHE; encoded by the coding sequence ATGAAGCGTTTTGATGAGCTGTTAGCACCCCACATGGACGCGGCTTACAACCTCGCCCGGTGGCTCACCGCCAACGAAAGTGCTGCACATGATGTTGTGCAGGAAAGCGCTTTAAAGGCGTTTAAATTCCTTCATCGTTTTGAAGACGGGAATGCCAAGGCGTGGCTACTGACCATTGTCCGCAATGAAAGCTATAACTGGCTCAAGGCCTCGGCAGGCCACCGATGGGTCGCGATAGGTGAAGGCATATCAGAAGATGATATGGCGCTCAGTCATGCGCTGACGCCGGAGATTGATGCCATACGCGCGGAGGATATCGTGCTCCTTCAGCAGGCGCTTAAGGCCTTGCCACCGGTGTTCCGTGAGGTGATTGTTTTAAAGGCATTGGAAGACATGCCTTACAAGGATATTGCGAAGGTGACTGACGTACCGTTGGGAACGGTCATGTCGAGGTTGGCACGTGCGCGAGCCATGCTCAAAACTGAATTTATGAAGTTGTACCGCCATGAATGA
- a CDS encoding methyl-accepting chemotaxis protein: MAATVQGVASNAKASSAQTGDADRQAQVAIGVINQTIADIHTLAHEVRGAAEVIQALETHSRSIGGVLEVIRTIAEQTNLLALNAAIEAARAGEQGRGFAVVADEVRTLASRTQASTQEIQGMIERLQNTSRQAVKVMEDSCGYAEKGVAQVESAGQALISISTLVASVSEMSLQIAEAAREQSTVSDEINQRISNVADVAGRTAKLSESTLARGKAAGEDARRLGQIVSQFKL, translated from the coding sequence ATGGCCGCCACTGTTCAAGGGGTTGCATCCAATGCCAAGGCCAGCTCCGCACAAACTGGCGATGCCGACCGCCAAGCGCAGGTGGCAATTGGTGTGATCAACCAGACAATTGCTGACATCCACACGTTGGCCCATGAGGTGCGGGGAGCGGCCGAGGTCATTCAAGCCCTGGAAACGCACTCGCGATCCATTGGTGGGGTTCTGGAGGTTATCCGCACTATTGCCGAACAGACCAACCTACTGGCGCTCAACGCCGCCATTGAAGCTGCGCGTGCGGGCGAACAAGGGCGCGGTTTTGCTGTGGTCGCCGATGAGGTGCGGACGCTGGCGAGTCGAACGCAGGCTTCAACCCAAGAAATTCAAGGCATGATAGAGCGGCTGCAAAATACGTCCAGGCAAGCAGTAAAGGTCATGGAAGACAGTTGTGGATATGCCGAAAAAGGTGTCGCGCAGGTTGAGTCAGCGGGGCAAGCTCTAATCAGTATCAGCACGCTGGTGGCATCCGTTTCGGAGATGAGTTTGCAGATCGCCGAGGCCGCACGCGAACAATCGACAGTCAGTGACGAAATCAACCAACGCATCAGTAATGTGGCCGACGTGGCGGGGCGGACTGCCAAGCTGTCTGAAAGCACACTGGCCCGCGGAAAGGCTGCCGGTGAAGATGCCAGGCGGCTAGGACAAATCGTGAGTCAGTTTAAACTTTGA
- a CDS encoding O-methyltransferase, giving the protein MASFEAINYSLRPNKCVERKIIFEILVGLSSTFDFSRYQYLGMGSMWFVDFVLAHKSLGIEELVSFELAEYSPRAIFNRPYKNIKVFPGYAADGIEATDWAKPSIVWLDYDCGPENSAVFDDSAMVASKISPGSILMVTVNAHMGRVPNQDADGNRLTRHEGLELLLGDAAPSAEEFQHINQKNYHNVLAICLTRHIERAHRRSGRGGKFISFLNYYYKDNAPMITVGGMFVDDETEGKLNVNRCFVNSEYIGPGLYPIQVPPLTHRERISLDALLPSTDKLDEGEVLEKLGFKLDQSQLDDYAKFYKLYPSYGEVVL; this is encoded by the coding sequence ATGGCCTCGTTTGAAGCAATCAATTACTCTCTGAGGCCAAATAAGTGCGTAGAGAGAAAAATAATATTTGAGATATTAGTGGGTCTCTCAAGTACTTTCGATTTTTCAAGATATCAGTACTTGGGGATGGGGTCGATGTGGTTTGTCGATTTCGTCCTGGCTCACAAGAGTTTGGGGATAGAAGAGTTGGTTTCTTTCGAACTGGCAGAATATTCGCCGAGAGCTATCTTTAATCGGCCTTACAAAAATATTAAAGTGTTTCCAGGGTATGCTGCGGACGGTATAGAAGCAACCGATTGGGCGAAGCCATCGATAGTGTGGCTTGATTATGACTGTGGCCCAGAAAATTCAGCGGTTTTCGATGATAGTGCAATGGTGGCCTCAAAAATATCTCCTGGCTCTATTCTTATGGTCACTGTAAATGCTCATATGGGACGAGTCCCAAATCAAGATGCCGATGGGAACCGGCTAACTAGGCATGAGGGGCTTGAGCTTCTTCTGGGGGATGCGGCACCAAGTGCTGAGGAGTTCCAGCACATCAATCAAAAAAACTATCATAATGTTCTGGCCATCTGCCTGACTAGGCATATTGAGCGCGCGCACCGGCGTTCCGGTCGCGGCGGAAAATTCATCTCATTCTTAAATTATTACTATAAAGATAACGCGCCCATGATTACAGTGGGGGGGATGTTTGTCGATGATGAGACTGAGGGGAAATTAAATGTAAATAGGTGTTTTGTTAATTCAGAGTACATAGGCCCCGGTTTGTATCCTATTCAGGTTCCGCCGCTGACTCACAGAGAAAGAATATCGCTAGATGCTCTCTTGCCTTCTACTGATAAGTTGGATGAAGGTGAAGTTTTAGAAAAACTAGGCTTCAAGCTGGATCAAAGTCAGCTTGATGATTACGCTAAGTTTTATAAGCTTTATCCGTCTTATGGGGAGGTGGTATTGTAA
- a CDS encoding HD-GYP domain-containing protein has product MLRRIAVTELCLGMYIHKFCGSWVDHSFWKPSFLLKSESELQRILASNLSELWIDTDKGSDTGAAQVSETSDTATQTPAQVTEGFTLPQVSMQEEISQALKLCSRSKAAVVEMFSDLRMGRAVELEGIGGLVEDISNSLLRNSHALISVARLKQSDEYTYMHSVAVCGLMIALARQLGFPADQVKEAGMAGLLHDVGKLAIPIAILNKPSKLSDTEFDTMRGHPEAGAEMLLGSRHFSSLVLDVCLHHHEKYDGSGYPHRLEGEQISLFARMGAVCDVYDAITSDRPYKKGWCPADSIRKMAEWSGHFDKKIFQAFVKCIGIYPVGTLVRLESGRIGVVIEQHDKSLLTPKVKVFFSARSRMPIEQTIVDLAKRAVEDRIISREKVEDWGFKGIDELWSGLEASKTSHFDPK; this is encoded by the coding sequence GTGCTTAGACGTATTGCAGTTACCGAGCTCTGCCTCGGGATGTACATTCATAAGTTCTGCGGCTCATGGGTAGACCACTCTTTCTGGAAACCCAGCTTTCTGCTCAAAAGTGAAAGCGAATTGCAGCGGATTCTCGCATCCAATCTCTCCGAGTTGTGGATTGATACGGACAAGGGGAGCGACACAGGCGCGGCTCAAGTATCTGAGACAAGCGATACAGCGACTCAAACGCCTGCGCAGGTAACAGAGGGCTTTACGCTGCCTCAAGTCTCCATGCAGGAGGAAATATCACAGGCGCTGAAGCTGTGTTCTCGCTCCAAGGCAGCCGTTGTCGAGATGTTCAGTGATTTGCGCATGGGCCGTGCTGTCGAGCTGGAAGGCATAGGCGGACTGGTTGAGGACATATCCAACTCGTTGCTGCGTAATTCTCATGCGCTGATCAGTGTGGCGCGCTTGAAACAGTCCGACGAATACACGTACATGCATTCGGTCGCTGTTTGCGGGTTGATGATTGCGTTAGCCCGCCAGCTGGGTTTCCCGGCCGATCAGGTCAAGGAAGCCGGGATGGCGGGATTGCTGCATGACGTGGGTAAGTTGGCTATACCCATTGCCATACTCAACAAGCCCAGCAAACTCAGTGATACCGAGTTCGATACCATGCGCGGCCACCCCGAGGCTGGCGCAGAGATGTTGCTGGGGAGCCGACACTTCAGTTCTCTGGTACTGGATGTGTGTCTTCACCATCACGAAAAATACGATGGCAGCGGTTACCCTCATCGGCTAGAGGGTGAGCAGATCAGTCTGTTTGCCCGAATGGGGGCTGTCTGTGATGTCTATGACGCGATAACGTCTGATCGCCCCTATAAAAAAGGCTGGTGCCCTGCGGACTCAATTCGAAAAATGGCCGAATGGAGCGGCCATTTCGACAAGAAAATATTCCAGGCATTTGTCAAATGCATCGGCATCTATCCGGTCGGCACCTTGGTTCGCCTGGAAAGCGGACGCATCGGTGTGGTCATTGAGCAGCATGACAAGTCGCTGCTGACGCCGAAAGTGAAGGTGTTCTTTTCGGCTCGATCCAGAATGCCCATTGAGCAAACCATAGTGGATCTGGCCAAGCGGGCGGTGGAGGACAGAATTATCAGTCGCGAGAAAGTTGAAGATTGGGGCTTCAAAGGCATCGACGAACTTTGGTCAGGCCTGGAGGCCAGCAAGACATCACATTTCGACCCCAAGTAG
- a CDS encoding competence protein CoiA family protein has protein sequence MTMFVALDQNGRLITIENSLRGLACKCTCACCDEPVIARKGLIREHHFSHHSNKESCFIQRESLLHLYAKEVIRDQLGLQLPPMPGVYPASVDPTSWWDFEKVDEEVPQLGFQPDLVAHLRDGSQLFIEVAVTSFISEEKLERIKKVGINTVEIDLSDLLFSKLLIPSEEVKTHILKQTQSKTWVYPEQPEIPAQPAITWLMIPPKLPVAEPAAKCIESRFTIMGMWVSARILPTGSVAVRSWSFNPQITELLKSWRNELGGEYNPKYKNWIYFPPAREEVMSRLQQLDKHH, from the coding sequence ATGACCATGTTCGTTGCACTTGACCAAAACGGCCGATTGATCACCATTGAAAACTCTCTGCGTGGGCTTGCCTGTAAATGCACCTGTGCTTGCTGCGACGAGCCCGTCATCGCCCGTAAAGGCCTAATCCGTGAACACCACTTCTCCCATCACTCAAACAAGGAAAGCTGCTTCATCCAGCGCGAAAGCCTACTGCACTTGTACGCGAAGGAAGTCATTCGTGACCAACTCGGCTTGCAGCTCCCACCCATGCCTGGCGTTTACCCAGCCAGCGTAGACCCCACAAGCTGGTGGGACTTCGAAAAAGTAGATGAAGAAGTACCACAACTAGGGTTCCAGCCTGATCTGGTCGCGCACCTAAGGGATGGCAGCCAGCTATTCATCGAGGTCGCTGTAACCTCATTCATTAGCGAAGAAAAGCTGGAACGGATTAAAAAGGTTGGCATCAATACCGTGGAAATCGACCTCAGCGACCTGCTGTTCAGCAAGCTGCTCATTCCCTCCGAAGAGGTGAAAACACATATCCTAAAGCAGACACAGAGCAAAACCTGGGTCTACCCCGAGCAGCCAGAAATTCCAGCACAGCCCGCAATAACATGGCTAATGATTCCCCCAAAGCTACCTGTAGCCGAGCCCGCTGCCAAATGCATCGAGAGTCGCTTTACCATCATGGGCATGTGGGTATCTGCCAGGATATTGCCAACGGGCTCAGTAGCCGTGCGCTCTTGGTCATTCAATCCACAGATAACAGAGCTGCTTAAGTCCTGGCGTAACGAGCTAGGCGGCGAGTACAACCCCAAATACAAAAACTGGATTTACTTCCCCCCAGCTCGCGAGGAAGTAATGAGCCGTTTACAGCAACTGGATAAGCATCACTGA
- a CDS encoding DNA cytosine methyltransferase, giving the protein MNSLSRPTFVDLFSGCGGFGLGAELSGFRNIASVDIDADLQYSYKLNFPDSKVYLADISTLDSKFWLSTIGNVRPDLVIGGPPCQGFSRIGLRKPEDPRNSLITHFFRQVLILKPKLFVMENVEGILDARNESILDEALNLVGGSYNIIGPFKINALDCGAATSRKRVLVIGCHVDLSMPSIQDRLVLPSICAVTVAEAISDLPSPVISVSTKSSGYDWWRYNNEVQLSRYAKELKKAPHNIGAKFAVEMLKIGMVSGVMKTKHTDAVIARFANTVPGSVEKISRYPRLSWEGHCPTLRAGTGSDKGSFQAMRPIHPQEPRVITVREAARLQGFPDWFVFHPTIWHSFRMIGNSVSPIMSKYVLSLVREVFDLEFAA; this is encoded by the coding sequence GTGAATAGTTTGAGCAGGCCAACCTTCGTTGATTTGTTTAGTGGGTGCGGGGGATTTGGCCTGGGAGCAGAGCTATCAGGATTCAGAAATATAGCCTCAGTTGATATTGATGCCGACTTGCAATATTCGTACAAATTAAACTTTCCAGATTCAAAAGTTTATTTGGCCGATATCTCAACGCTGGACTCAAAGTTTTGGCTTTCTACCATAGGTAATGTCCGCCCTGACTTAGTAATTGGCGGTCCTCCTTGTCAAGGCTTTAGTCGCATAGGTTTGCGAAAGCCGGAAGATCCAAGGAATAGTTTGATAACTCATTTCTTTCGTCAGGTCTTAATACTCAAGCCTAAGCTTTTCGTAATGGAGAACGTTGAGGGGATACTTGATGCTCGGAACGAATCTATTCTCGATGAGGCGCTGAACTTGGTTGGTGGTAGCTACAATATCATCGGTCCATTCAAAATAAACGCTTTGGATTGCGGTGCCGCTACTTCGAGAAAACGAGTCCTTGTCATTGGTTGTCACGTTGACTTGTCTATGCCGTCTATCCAAGATCGGCTGGTTTTACCGTCAATTTGTGCTGTTACAGTAGCCGAGGCGATATCTGATCTGCCATCTCCAGTAATTTCGGTTAGTACAAAGAGTAGCGGCTATGATTGGTGGCGTTACAATAACGAGGTTCAGCTGAGTAGATATGCTAAGGAGCTAAAGAAAGCACCTCACAATATAGGTGCAAAGTTTGCTGTTGAGATGCTGAAAATTGGCATGGTTTCAGGTGTTATGAAAACAAAGCATACTGACGCAGTGATTGCGCGTTTTGCCAATACTGTCCCTGGGTCTGTTGAAAAAATTAGCCGCTACCCTAGGTTGTCATGGGAAGGGCATTGTCCGACATTAAGGGCTGGCACCGGTAGTGACAAAGGTAGTTTTCAGGCTATGAGGCCGATTCATCCTCAGGAACCTCGTGTCATTACAGTCAGAGAAGCAGCTAGGCTGCAAGGGTTCCCTGACTGGTTCGTATTTCATCCGACCATATGGCATTCATTCAGAATGATTGGTAATAGTGTGTCACCGATTATGTCAAAATATGTCTTGAGCCTTGTAAGAGAAGTATTTGATTTAGAGTTTGCGGCTTAA
- a CDS encoding helix-turn-helix transcriptional regulator — MDISTLSQRLSRQIREKRLNRGLTQAALAELAGLPRQKVIAIEKGSLSVAMNAYARVLIALDCELAVVPAAMPTLDEIEDLFE, encoded by the coding sequence ATGGACATATCTACCCTCTCGCAACGACTTAGTCGACAGATACGTGAGAAACGCCTCAATCGTGGCCTTACTCAGGCTGCGCTTGCCGAGCTTGCGGGCCTGCCCCGGCAGAAGGTCATCGCTATCGAAAAGGGCAGCCTGTCAGTTGCAATGAATGCCTATGCGCGGGTGCTGATTGCACTGGACTGTGAACTGGCTGTTGTCCCTGCCGCCATGCCAACGCTCGATGAAATCGAGGACCTGTTCGAATGA
- a CDS encoding methyl-accepting chemotaxis protein, protein MSRWNYRVSASPNNNKVLIMTLRNIRLTTRALLSFGIICLLLVGLGGTELYKMNAINTSALDLQTDWLPSVRQASRIEAAGLLYRLDARRFVMDDDRQSASSREKLNALKATLTQLSDAYAPLVSSPKEGDKYKQVSRNVAAYEAKIDELMELSKTKPVAELTVFIRDITSPSAKALQSSVEDLIRLNEDGAELSGQSARESFDSGLTLTIMFVVVAVIITVLVAVAFTRSITVPVLALLGATKQVAAGDLRATVEVTGSDELTDLQTATAAMLLSLKTTIQHISDSSSQLASAAEEMSAVTKESTAGIQQQSMETEQAATAVNEMTAAVEEVARNAVSASHSTQASERSAKTGQERVSQTIGSIEKLNSSVDQTSTEVEDLARQAQDIAKVLDVIRSIAEQTNLLALNAAIEAARAGEQGRGFAVVADEVRALAHRTQASTHEIEQMIQVIQAGSHKAVQSMKQSSGDATATLSIAHEAGVAISEIAAAISDINERNLLIATASEEQAHVARSVDQNLVSIRNLSIQSSSAASQTSVASGELSRLAADLNRLVSRFTV, encoded by the coding sequence ATGTCACGGTGGAATTACCGTGTAAGTGCGTCACCTAACAACAATAAGGTACTTATCATGACGCTAAGAAATATCAGACTGACTACAAGAGCACTCCTCAGTTTTGGCATTATCTGTCTCCTCCTGGTAGGGCTTGGTGGCACAGAACTCTATAAAATGAACGCCATTAATACATCAGCGCTTGATCTTCAAACCGACTGGTTACCCAGTGTGCGCCAAGCCTCGAGGATCGAAGCCGCCGGGCTGCTTTATCGTCTTGATGCACGGCGTTTCGTTATGGATGACGACCGCCAAAGTGCCAGTTCACGAGAAAAGTTGAACGCGTTGAAAGCGACGTTGACACAGCTTTCCGACGCGTATGCTCCGCTTGTTTCCAGTCCCAAAGAAGGGGATAAATATAAACAAGTCAGCCGCAACGTCGCGGCATACGAAGCCAAAATTGACGAACTCATGGAACTCAGTAAAACGAAGCCTGTTGCTGAACTTACAGTGTTCATCCGCGACATCACCAGTCCTTCGGCAAAAGCGTTGCAGTCCTCAGTTGAGGACTTGATCCGTCTGAATGAAGACGGCGCTGAGCTGTCGGGCCAAAGTGCACGTGAAAGTTTTGACAGTGGATTGACGCTGACCATCATGTTTGTCGTTGTCGCGGTTATTATCACGGTCCTAGTGGCGGTTGCGTTTACTCGCAGCATTACTGTGCCTGTTCTGGCGCTGCTGGGTGCCACTAAGCAAGTCGCCGCAGGGGACCTGAGGGCCACCGTAGAGGTCACGGGTTCAGATGAACTGACGGACCTTCAAACTGCGACGGCGGCGATGCTTCTAAGTCTTAAAACTACGATCCAGCATATCTCTGACTCCTCCAGCCAACTGGCCTCCGCCGCAGAAGAGATGAGCGCGGTCACGAAGGAGTCGACCGCCGGCATCCAGCAACAAAGTATGGAAACCGAGCAAGCGGCGACCGCTGTTAATGAAATGACAGCCGCCGTGGAGGAGGTCGCGCGCAATGCCGTTTCGGCATCGCACTCGACGCAGGCGTCCGAGCGCTCGGCTAAAACCGGGCAGGAAAGAGTTAGTCAGACCATTGGCTCGATTGAGAAGCTCAATTCGAGTGTCGATCAAACCAGTACTGAAGTGGAAGATCTGGCCCGGCAGGCTCAGGACATTGCCAAGGTACTTGATGTCATTCGTTCAATCGCGGAGCAAACCAACCTGCTGGCATTGAATGCCGCCATTGAGGCCGCACGTGCGGGCGAGCAAGGCCGTGGATTTGCTGTCGTAGCCGATGAAGTCAGGGCGCTTGCGCATCGTACTCAAGCGTCTACCCACGAGATCGAGCAAATGATCCAGGTCATACAGGCCGGGTCGCATAAAGCGGTGCAATCGATGAAACAAAGCAGCGGAGACGCGACGGCCACGCTTTCGATTGCCCATGAAGCCGGGGTTGCCATATCGGAAATAGCGGCGGCCATTTCCGATATTAATGAACGGAACCTGTTGATCGCGACAGCCTCGGAAGAACAGGCTCACGTGGCGCGATCAGTGGATCAGAACCTCGTCAGTATTCGCAACCTCTCCATCCAGAGTTCATCGGCGGCCAGCCAGACATCGGTGGCCAGTGGTGAGCTTTCCAGGCTCGCGGCAGACCTGAACAGACTGGTGTCGAGATTTACTGTTTAA
- a CDS encoding cupredoxin family copper-binding protein, with protein MKKYAQILALSGLLTSASTWAQDIQIDIKEFMYSPKELTVAVGTKVTWVNDDQVPHTVAEVNKVFRSGALDTGDSFSYTFLIPGTFEYFCVLHPQMIGSVRVTQ; from the coding sequence ATGAAAAAATATGCGCAGATACTTGCCCTGAGCGGTTTGTTGACCTCGGCATCAACGTGGGCGCAAGACATACAAATCGACATAAAAGAGTTCATGTATTCGCCGAAGGAGCTAACGGTTGCGGTTGGCACAAAAGTGACCTGGGTGAATGATGATCAGGTGCCCCACACGGTCGCTGAAGTGAATAAGGTGTTCCGATCAGGGGCACTGGATACCGGGGACTCTTTTTCCTACACGTTCTTGATACCCGGCACATTTGAGTACTTCTGCGTCTTGCATCCACAAATGATCGGGAGCGTCAGGGTGACTCAATAG
- a CDS encoding type II toxin-antitoxin system HipA family toxin, with protein MKTTALQVSTPQGSSGSLLSGAEDYIFRYHNEASPQAAISLLMPVRPDEFRRRELHPIFQMNLPEGYVLEQLRNRLAKTVNVDPFLLLALSGSSAPIGRVFVHSEAVDKLLQGRQTPSGEKLEEILHWDGTEDIFADLVDRYILRAGISGVQPKVLVPEQSEAQARKVTSNTPDLIIKSGREEFPGLAINEFLCMSMAKEAGLPVPKFYLSDNMKLFVMRRFDRDSQLNALGFEDMAALMGLSAPQKYSKSYAAIAKAIRLYCPPEHVRSSLQQLFDSVALSCIVGNGDAHLKNFGLLYSEPTKRDAQLAPAYDIVNTTAYIPEDTLALDLAGNKSLFAARLGLLEFAHSCDIEQPKERIRRLLEAVERVLARHREHCEQAPHIVQAIRSSAEPYLYAFG; from the coding sequence ATGAAGACTACTGCCTTGCAGGTCAGCACCCCGCAAGGGTCGAGCGGCAGCCTGCTGAGCGGCGCCGAAGACTACATTTTCCGCTATCACAACGAAGCCTCTCCTCAAGCAGCTATCAGCCTGCTAATGCCCGTTCGCCCTGATGAGTTCAGGCGGCGAGAGCTGCATCCGATCTTTCAAATGAACCTGCCCGAAGGCTACGTCCTAGAGCAGCTGCGCAACCGACTGGCGAAGACAGTCAACGTCGATCCTTTTCTGTTACTGGCACTATCGGGAAGCAGCGCACCGATTGGTCGAGTTTTCGTGCACTCTGAAGCAGTAGACAAGCTGCTTCAGGGCCGACAGACACCGAGCGGAGAGAAGCTGGAGGAAATCCTGCATTGGGACGGCACCGAGGATATTTTTGCCGACCTGGTCGATCGCTACATCCTGCGAGCGGGCATCTCTGGCGTGCAGCCAAAAGTACTGGTCCCTGAGCAATCCGAGGCGCAAGCACGAAAGGTCACGTCCAATACACCGGACCTGATCATCAAGAGCGGCCGTGAAGAGTTCCCTGGACTCGCGATCAATGAATTTCTGTGCATGAGCATGGCCAAGGAGGCCGGCTTACCCGTGCCGAAGTTTTACCTGTCAGACAACATGAAGCTGTTCGTCATGCGCCGCTTTGACAGGGATAGCCAACTCAACGCCCTGGGCTTCGAAGATATGGCCGCCTTGATGGGGCTTTCGGCTCCGCAGAAATACAGCAAGAGCTACGCGGCCATCGCCAAAGCCATTCGGCTGTACTGCCCTCCCGAGCACGTACGAAGCTCCCTGCAGCAACTGTTCGACAGCGTCGCCCTGAGCTGCATCGTCGGCAATGGCGACGCCCACCTTAAGAACTTTGGCCTGCTATATTCAGAACCAACCAAGCGCGATGCACAACTCGCCCCCGCCTACGACATCGTTAACACCACAGCCTACATTCCCGAAGACACGCTGGCCTTGGACCTTGCGGGCAACAAGTCGCTATTTGCCGCCCGCCTGGGCCTTCTGGAGTTCGCTCACAGCTGCGACATCGAACAACCCAAGGAGCGCATCCGCAGGCTGCTGGAAGCCGTGGAACGGGTGCTCGCTCGCCACCGAGAGCACTGCGAGCAAGCCCCGCACATTGTCCAAGCGATTCGCAGCAGCGCAGAACCCTACCTGTACGCATTCGGGTAA
- a CDS encoding ATP-binding protein — protein sequence MAQWMAKADPTKDFFIDMITRDIGLDECIFDLLDNSIDGASRHSKQDKRENLAGYFADILLGETDFEIKDNCGGMSLIDAKDYAFHFGRRSDAPKDAENSIGLYGIGMKRAIFKIGKKIKIRSATGAAPEEAFEADIDVAAWAAKKEWEFQLDQIDPKGFVGTEISVKELRKATSSEFSDQIFVNKLRKDVGKYYSFFCSKGLK from the coding sequence ATGGCGCAGTGGATGGCTAAGGCGGATCCTACTAAAGATTTCTTCATAGATATGATTACTCGAGACATTGGGCTTGATGAGTGTATTTTTGATCTTCTGGATAACAGCATAGATGGTGCTTCTCGACATTCTAAGCAGGATAAGCGAGAAAACCTAGCTGGGTATTTTGCTGATATTCTGTTAGGCGAGACTGATTTTGAGATTAAAGACAATTGTGGTGGCATGTCTCTGATCGATGCAAAAGATTATGCGTTCCACTTTGGGCGTCGATCAGATGCGCCTAAGGATGCTGAAAACTCTATTGGCTTGTATGGCATAGGAATGAAACGCGCTATATTCAAAATTGGCAAGAAAATAAAAATCAGAAGTGCTACAGGCGCTGCACCTGAGGAGGCATTTGAGGCAGATATAGATGTTGCGGCCTGGGCTGCAAAAAAAGAGTGGGAATTCCAGCTTGATCAAATCGATCCCAAAGGGTTTGTCGGTACTGAGATATCTGTAAAGGAATTGAGGAAGGCGACATCTTCAGAGTTTTCTGATCAGATTTTTGTCAACAAGCTTAGAAAAGATGTTGGAAAGTACTATTCATTTTTTTGCAGCAAGGGTTTGAAATAA
- a CDS encoding metallophosphoesterase family protein — translation MKTGPNTPEDVTDERHGLSRRELLKCSAWAGAGVLWVMSGGIPRAFALDDAGTVLNGGGLASDFHFVQISDTHIGFNKEANPEPLKTLQLAIDKVVALPKKPSLILHTGDITHLSKEEEFDTADQVLKRLPSTVHYVPGEHDTLDEGGGKAYLARYGKGTKGNGWYSFDDHGVHFIGLVNVFDFQPGREATLGADQLQWLADDLRAVATSTPVVVFTHIPLWTIYQPWGWGTEDGDQAIAMLRKYGSVTVLNGHIHQVIQKVEGNITFHTARSTSYPQPAPGTAPAPGPMTVPADQLRNYLGITDVKATQGDPPLALINSTLV, via the coding sequence ATGAAAACGGGTCCGAACACACCTGAAGACGTGACCGATGAACGCCACGGTCTTAGCCGAAGAGAACTCTTGAAATGCTCGGCGTGGGCGGGCGCGGGGGTGCTATGGGTGATGAGCGGTGGCATTCCGCGTGCATTTGCATTGGATGATGCCGGGACGGTATTGAACGGAGGGGGACTGGCCAGTGATTTTCACTTTGTACAGATTAGCGACACGCATATCGGGTTCAACAAAGAAGCGAACCCCGAGCCGCTCAAAACATTACAACTGGCAATCGACAAGGTCGTCGCCCTGCCGAAAAAGCCCTCACTCATTTTGCACACAGGTGATATTACCCATCTCTCTAAAGAGGAAGAGTTCGACACCGCCGATCAGGTGCTGAAGCGCTTGCCGTCGACTGTGCACTATGTACCGGGCGAGCACGACACGCTTGATGAAGGTGGTGGCAAAGCGTATCTGGCTCGCTATGGCAAAGGCACAAAAGGCAACGGGTGGTACAGCTTCGATGACCATGGTGTGCATTTCATTGGCCTGGTGAATGTCTTTGATTTTCAGCCAGGTCGTGAAGCGACTCTTGGTGCTGATCAGTTGCAATGGTTGGCAGATGATTTACGCGCGGTAGCAACCAGCACGCCTGTCGTTGTGTTCACACACATCCCCCTGTGGACTATCTATCAGCCTTGGGGGTGGGGAACCGAAGACGGTGATCAGGCGATCGCAATGCTTCGAAAATATGGCTCGGTGACGGTCCTCAATGGCCACATTCATCAAGTCATTCAGAAGGTCGAGGGAAACATCACGTTCCACACTGCGCGCTCTACGTCATACCCTCAACCGGCTCCAGGCACTGCCCCCGCCCCCGGTCCTATGACCGTGCCTGCGGATCAGTTGCGTAATTATCTGGGGATCACCGACGTCAAGGCGACACAAGGCGATCCCCCGTTGGCATTGATCAACTCAACGCTTGTTTAA